In Papilio machaon chromosome W, ilPapMach1.1, whole genome shotgun sequence, a single genomic region encodes these proteins:
- the LOC123723023 gene encoding uncharacterized protein LOC123723023 — MFGIRTPEKRADRAPSPDMDRPGTSKIVPADKSTPPGKEKGNLVKEAHKKLNIKLNINKETSDSSPKYRNRATEAKAWVSKAKVHLSQSRNIKTEIKNEVSLAIDILYKIIKELEGEIQGKGENEGGKKKEEKRPEPEIEKEREMDKIEKFGKILIEKMEKQAELLQQSNEKIIDLKQTLEEQKVAHKQNYTYANAVTQGVKIPQQKTLHSVVVTSKNETETGEEVLNRIRKVVNAKDGGVRVDKIRKAKDRKVIVGCETEEERNILKKRLKKAEEHLEVKDIKNKNPLVVLKDVFNYNTDEEILAALKNQNKDMMQDVEGIEEIEIAYKKRTRNLHTRHIVLRVPPQLWRKMTEVGRVRIDLQRVAAGTGCLDCQG, encoded by the exons ATGTTCGGCATTCGCACGCCAGAAAAGAGGGCTGACAGGGCTCCTTCCCCTGACATGGATAGACCGGGAACTTCCAAAATTGTCCCCGCAGATAAATCCACTCCACCTGGAAAAGAAAAAGGAAATCTAGTTAAAGAAGCccacaaaaaattaaacatcaagttaaacataaataaagagACATCCGATAGCTCTCCGAAGTATCGAAACAGAGCTACAGAAGCAAAAGCATGGGTGAGTAAGGCGAAAGTACACCTGTCACAGTCGAGAAACATCAagactgaaattaaaaacgaagtcTCTCTAGCCATAGacattctttataaaataattaaggaaCTAGAAGGAGAAATACAGGGTAAAGGAGAGAACGAAGGAggaaagaagaaagaagagaagAGACCAGAACCAGAAATTGAGAAAGAGCGGGAAAtggataaaattgaaaaatttggaAAAATCCTAATTGAGAAAATGGAAAAGCAAGCTGAGCTACTACAACAGagcaatgaaaaaattatcgaTTTAAAACAGACAttggaggaacaaaaagtagCTCACAAACAAAACTACACATATGCCAACGCAGTGACACAAGGAGTAAAGATACCGCAACAGAAAACTTTACACTCTGTTGTGGTAACTTCCAAGAATGAAACTGAGACAGGAGAGGAagtattaaatagaataagaAAAGTGGTTAATGCCAAAGACGGAGGAGTACGTGTGGATAAAATAAGGAAGGCAAAGGATAGAAAGGTGATTGTTGGGTGTGAGACAGAAGAAGAAAggaatatattaaagaaaagatTAAAGAAGGCAGAGGAACATCTTGAAGTGAAGGACATCAAAAACAAGAATCCCCTAGTTGTACTTAAAGACgtctttaattataatacgGACGAGGAAATACTAGCTGCACTGAAGAACCAAAATAAAGACATGATGCAAGATGTAGAGGGGATAGAGGAAATTGAAATAGCCTACAAAAAACGAACAAGGAATCTCCACACCCGACACATAGTCCTGCGGGTGCCCCCACAATTATGGAGAAAAATGACCGAGGTGGGTAGAGTGCGGATCGACCTGCAGAGAGTGGCGGCTGGGACCGGGTGTCTTG ACTGCCAGGGGTGA
- the LOC123723195 gene encoding mucin-5AC-like, with the protein MTTKSYSKHKEYKEISSRGTVPYTDEQFDMMKSELLPKGSKLDSLARCTGTREYHYEYKEEKLPGGKYDRKDYHTVEEYTIPDRSLPKSAESSSYYYEKEEREIPAITTGTRTYNYETTGTSPVYSKVNSKVTKEMSQNVEELDSLLDDLQKDQERQLYKSGYTSDTAESTSFDYRRGTPVKAAPSSGYSTLKHEERLESSSWGSSPAPVPTLTRAAELRQQMYREEKTESRVVPAVVPAPVAQPVPAAVCTHCHQPPGTTGTLPRGSTPMNKVTTTVKTYTYEVPADTDPSVPIPTHADTHTYVCNDTHRTATLSRPVDGSPAPGGCQYCSHCNTRLHYSRTHLTTDEHTTSNERMVYPNPTNESHVPHVPHALPTEPHNGHGPYGPTTYKYSETSYSSHNSTLSPPPHAPHAPHRHPSPSPAPSPAPFPRPHTPSPSEQQPPKRLDDLLADFPEARFPTQTDGVRRRIETSTRETRDTSHTNATPTPNTGVKPTPNTGMKPTPVGSSKNVAGPAVYYPPGHTPFAPKKEVAGYEASAMQGGGAYASGRGMYEYESGARSKEKHYEKKTAVPVCLPLCCAMPCVIL; encoded by the exons ATGACGACGAAATCATACAGCAAACACAAGGAGTACAAGGAGATATCCAGCAGAGGCACTGTGCCTTACACTGACGAACAATTCG ACATGATGAAATCCGAGCTCCTACCCAAAGGCAGTAAACTGGACTCATTGGCCCGCTGTACTGGCACCCGGGAGTACCACTACGAGTACAAAGAAGAGAAGCTTCCAGGTGGGAAGTATGATCGGAAGGACTACCATACTGTTGAg GAGTACACGATTCCTGATAGAAGTTTGCCAAAGTCTGCAGAAAGTAGCTCCTATTACTACGAGAAAGAAGAGAGGGAAATACCTGCTATTACCACTGGTACCAGGACATATAATTACGAAACAACTGGCACCTCTcctg tTTATTCCAAAGTGAATTCAAAAGTGACAAAGGAAATGTCTCAGAACGTCGAGGAGTTGGATTCTCTTCTGGACGATTTGCAGAAGGATCAAGAACGTCAATTGTATAAaa gtGGTTACACATCGGATACCGCTGAGAGTACTTCTTTTGACTACAGGCGTGG TACTCCAGTGAAGGCAGCTCCCTCTAGTGGTTATTCAACTTTGAAGCACGAGGAGCGTTTAGAGAGCTCGTCTTGGGGCTCCAGCCCTGCACCAGTTCCCACCCTCACCAGAGCCGCTGAATTGCGCCAGCAGATGTATAGAGAAGAGAAAACTG AGTCCCGCGTGGTGCCGGCGGTGGTGCCAGCGCCGGTGGCACAGCCAGTACCCGCCGCAGTCTGTACACACTGCCACCAGCCACCCGGCACCACTGGCACT TTACCACGTGGCAGTACACCAATGAACAAGGTGACTACCACAGTGAAGACGTACACTTATGAAGTGCCCGCCGACACTGACCCCAGTGTGCCAATACCTACACACGCTGACACACACACATATGTGTGTAATGACACACATCGCAC ggCAACACTGAGTCGTCCAGTAGATGGTTCTCCAGCGCCGGGAGGTTGCCAGTATTGCTCTCATTGCAACACTCGTCTGCACTACAGCCGCACACATCTCACTACAGACG AACATACAACTAGTAATGAACGTATGGTGTACCCGAATCCCACCAACGAGTCCCACGTGCCCCACGTGCCCCACGCGCTGCCCACAGAGCCGCACAATGGACACGGCCCATAT GGTCCAACAACATATAAATACTCTGAGACGAGCTATTCCTCGCACAACTCCACCCTCAGCCCGCCCCCGCACGCCCCCCACGCCCCTCACAGGCACCCCTCGCCCTCCCCCGCGCCATCCCCGGCGCCCTTCCCTCGCCCTCACACGCCCTCGCCCTCGGAGCAGCAGCCGCCCAAAAGGCTCGACGATCTGCTCGCTGACTTCCCTGAAGCT AGATTCCCAACACAAACTGACGGTGTACGACGTCGTATAGAGACGTCGACGCGGGAGACGCGCGACACTTCACACACGAACGCAACGCCCACTCCTAACACTGGGGTGAAGCCCACGCCCAACACTGGGATGAAGCCCACACCCGTGGGTTCCAGCAAGAACGTTGCCGGACCCGCCGTGTACTACCCCCCGGGACATACGCCCTTCGCCCCCAAGAAAGAAGTCGCGGGATATGAAGCTAGT GCAATGCAAGGTGGCGGTGCGTACGCGTCAGGTCGCGGTATGTACGAGTACGAGTCTGGTGCTCGCAGCAAGGAGAAGCACTACGAGAAGAAGACCGCAGTGCCCGTCTGCCTGCCGCTCTGCTGTGCCATGCCTTGCGTCATATTGTAA
- the LOC106713612 gene encoding WAS/WASL-interacting protein family member 3-like, whose product MHAVNEIISILEKINITKELLETTRLGKHVNELRRKTTDQTLARRAKVLVKRWRDLVIPAVSSPAHTGSNRSSAERQMRRLGGTPLTSPALTRNVVSPAVPSPRTQARPAWGGYESDSQDVILVDDEPPTALPPPPIAPLAPLAPFATQKPLTPTPTTTPTPPIKRQPSPELVHDDKKAKRDKKPKKRRGHSRAGSGTEAGGVGEGDAGVEGGGVWGARNGSAHHERRRNGCRRDALDAYSALVNRMPPAGAKKVKTTKELLEQIQSRGSKPASRPASPSSPASPASPDVMLIEPDSFTKAASPLRNGSSEPGHGAPPPARPASPLPPRSPLDEELAAERETCTCEEEAQETCPAASRRRTAPLHVLALHNALLPGVNGTRAPLHPHQFAVRKLADHERPGLFTSVVPLYKYSDYADDYCVKNLSRVTLCKHIPVDEFAPPPPDIPAPPSPPSPRPYPVDEETEAPDIKPEPECVKTEVMEYECPEVQPEMVSVPSLEPSERLKAPLLSVEDERQFGAEPVVKMEVEEQFVSEPQEHRTVERTKEELDGKGLYALCQRAMDAIPYSYAQAASAPVLSLSAVEQGATLEEVDSYPDELGRPQRAPRFAEWHECARLGDLIALPYVVID is encoded by the exons ATGCACGCTGTCAACGAAATTATATCCATTTTGGAGAAaatcaatattacaaaagagcTGTTGGAG aCCACCCGACTGGGTAAACATGTCAACGAGCTGAGGCGGAAGACTACTGACCAGACGTTGGCGCGGCGTGCCAAGGTACTGGTGAAGAGATGGCGCGACCTCGTCATACCAGCTGTATCTTCGCCCGCACACACCG GTTCAAACCGGTCGTCAGCGGAGCGTCAGATGCGACGTCTGGGTGGCACTCCCCTCACCTCACCCGCTCTCACACGG AATGTGGTGAGTCCTGCAGTGCCCAGTCCGCGCACTCAGGCTCGACCCG CATGGGGTGGGTACGAGTCTGACTCTCAGGACGTGATCCTGGTGGACGACGAGCCCCCCACCGCGCTGCCACCCCCGCCCATAGCGCCCCTCGCACCCCTCGCACCCTTCGCCACACAGAAACCACTCACGCCCACGCCTACGACCACGCCCACGCCTC CAATCAAGAGGCAACCGTCCCCCGAGCTTGTGCACGATGACAAAAAGGCGAAGCGGGATAAAAAGCCTAAGAAAAGAAG GGGCCACAGCCGCGCGGGGTCGGGCACGGAGGCGGGGGGCGTGGGGGAGGGTGATGCCGGCGTGGAGGGGGGCGGGGTGTGGGGGGCGCGCAATGGCTCCGCCCACCACGAGCGACGCCGCAACGGCTGCCGGCGTGACGCTCTCGACGCCTACTCCGCCCTCGTCAACCGCATGCCGCCCGCCGGCGCTAAGAAG GTTAAGACGACGAAGGAGCTGCTGGAGCAGATCCAATCGCGTGGCAGCAAGCCCGCCTCGCGTCCCGCCTCTCCCTCCTCCCCCGCCTCGCCCGCCTCGCCCGACGTCATGCTCATAGAGCCCGACT CGTTCACCAAAGCGGCCTCGCCTCTGCGCAACGGCAGCAGCGAGCCGGGCCATGGCGCCCCGCCCCCCGCCCGCCCCGCCAGCCCCCTGCCCCCGCGCTCCCCGCTCGACGAGGAGCTGGCGGCGGAGCGCGAGACGTGCACGTGCGAGGAGGAGGCGCAGGAGACGTGCCCCGCGGCCTCGCGTCGCCGCACCGCGCCGCTGCACGTGCTGGCGCTGCACAACGCGCTGCTGCCCGGCGTCAATGGCACGCGCGCGCCGCTGCACCCGCACCAGTTCGCCGTGCGCAAGCTCGCCGACCACGAGCGGCCCGGACTCTTCACCAGTGTCGTGCCCCTCTACAAGTATTCCGACTACGCTGACGATTATTGCGTTAAGAATTTGTCGCGAGTGACTCTGTGCAAACATATACCGGTCGACGAGTTCGCGCCCCCGCCCCCCGACATCCCCGCGCCGCCGTCTCCGCCCTCGCCCCGACCCTACCCCGTGGACGAGGAGACCGAGGCGCCGGATATCAAACCCGAGCCCGAGTGTGTCAAGACTGAAGTGATGGAATACGAGTGCCCCGAGGTGCAGCCGGAGATGGTGAGCGTGCCCAGCCTCGAGCCCAGCGAGCGGCTGAAGGCGCCCCTGCTGTCGGTCGAGGACGAGCGGCAGTTCGGCGCCGAGCCGGTCGTCAAGATGGAGGTAGAGGAGCAATTTGTGAGCGAACCCCAGGAGCATAGGACGGTTGAGCGGACGAAAGAGGAGCTCGACGGCAAGGGGTTGTACGCGTTGTGCCAGCGCGCGATGGACGCGATCCCGTACTCGTACGCGCAAGCGGCGAGCGCGCCCGTGCTGTCGCTGTCGGCCGTGGAGCAGGGTGCGACGCTGGAGGAGGTGGACTCGTACCCCGACGAGCTGGGCCGGCCGCAACGCGCGCCGCGCTTCGCCGAGTGGCACGAGTGCGCGCGCCTCGGCGACCTCATCGCGCTGCCCTACGTCGTGATAGACTGA